Genomic window (Vigna radiata var. radiata cultivar VC1973A chromosome 1, Vradiata_ver6, whole genome shotgun sequence):
TCAAGTGGAGCCTGTCAACCGTCACCTTAGATTCTCATATCTCTACAGTCAAATGATTCCACTCAACATTTTGTGTGCTGAGTTTTGGATTTCAACACTAGTTAGTTAACCTTTTTCTACcgacttaaaattaaaatgtgaacTTATAAATGtccaatttttagtttttgctGACAGAATTTTGAGGTTACAAGATATATCAGTTGTCACCAATTGCACTAAATGATTGCTTAAATTAACAtcctttaaaatttttgaaaatgatttacTGATAAaagttagaagaaaaaaattaaagagattgtaaatttattttttttaaaagatataaaattatcatacatCAAGTTAAGGGTATTGTTAGCAAGCGGTTtgggaacaaaagaaaaaaaaaagtttttattaaaaatcatataatggCTTTATGAATTTGAATTCTGAAACTATATAACTTTGATAAATAATTGAAGAGAATTCTTTGACGTTATTAATAATTCTAATGCTTATAGTTATTTTACCTAGTTCGATGTGGtttataactaattaattagATACCTATGGTTAGAATGTTTAAGCTGAAATTGACTTGAttcatttatcataaaaataaaatacgatctagtttgatttgattttaatttaatataaaatttaaagtaagaattttctaattaaggttttgtaataattttttttattacaaaagtattgaataaaattgttaaatgaaaagaaatgttgaaaattttctgatataattatttcatatttataattttaacgtTATTTAatgttcataaatattttttttttgtaattttagagTTAGGAACTGCAacaataaatttacttttatactttaataattatagatatattatttgtataatataatcaaattccaaaaaaaGTTTAGAAGATAATCCACGTTTTGTTTGATTGGGCTTTTGGTATTCAATCTGAACCAAATTCATTGGTTTGGgaaaaatatatctacaaaaaaaaaaaaatagttttaatcatgtttttgttatttgtttattgATGGGGTGTTTTCAATACCCTACTTATGGTTATATTGAGAAACAAGTAGTCTTTGCAAAAGAAATATCTAATCATATTATAACATTGATAACTAATTGAATATTCagtatacaaaatttatatttaggtGAATTTACGTAAACTTACATTCAATGAaatttgattgttattaaatttaatatttttaagattttatatattatattaagaattcTAACCAAAAGAAACACTATGCTTAGGGAAAGCCATTTCACTGATATGAAAATTCCGCTGTTCAAGTCTTCGGATGCAGAAAAAAAGTGGCGTTTCATAAAATTGATAAGGATGAAGAAGCAAACgctttttgcttttctttgcgGCATTGGCACTGTTTGGAAATTCATTCTCCAGAATCAGAGAAAGTTTTCACTTTTGTGACGAAGCTTGAAAAGCACGATAGACATTTGGCAATTAGCAAGAGTCCAATACGTTGTAGGGTTTAGAATCAGCATGTCATGCCTGTTGTCCACCAAAACTACAGCAAGGTCCTCGTCAAGATAAGGGTAGCAGACAAAGATAACATTCTCGATGGGAAAAATACTAACcatacattttctttatttttcaaacctaGTTTTATGGTAGTGAAATTATACGCtgaacataataaaataaaatgtaggCCTTAATTATTTGACGAGACTATTATAAAACTCTGCATAAAACttgtaaaacattaaatttatcaaGGAATATGTTATGGCATGACAGAATAAAATTCATAGGGCAGAAAATGGAAGAGTACCTTTGGATCAGTGTGTCTGCTGCATAGAACACGTGGCGAAGACTCCAATGATGAAAGGTCGACCAGAATTGAAATCGCCGCTTAAATGTTTAGGTATAATGATAGTATCAAAGAATGACACATCACCAAAGGTTTAGGTGCAACAGACGAAAACATGTTGGACATGGACAGTGAGAAGATCCCTATTGGGCTATGGACCTATGGtaagaaaatgaatgaattatTTTGACACATTGACATGTCAAACCACCTGTGTCTACGTTGTGATTTGAAAGACAGGCACGAAAATGGTGATCAAGAGCGGGACATGTGTGGGATCGACAATGAGGAATTCAATTGGAACTTTGCAACTTACGTGTGAAACTATCACAGTTACAAGGGTACCAAACTAATTGATTTATCAGCGTGTGCttggaaatattttaagaaagcAACAAAGAAACAACCCTCAGATTATGACTAGAGGGGATTTTGTACTGCTGATAATAATGAATTTCTGACAAGCACACCGTGACATCTACTGCAGCAAAAGGAAACAACGATTGCAGTGACTCTTCATTCTTTATCCTTTACTCAAGAACCCGAATCACTCCACAGCACCTGCCCAAGTTTCACATCATCGTGAATGGGAAGAAGAGGGTACACTCTGAACCAATAATATAGAACAAGACACGACAAACATGCCACAATCGAAGCAAGGAAGCAGTATGAGCGTGTGtttacatacatacacacacatacacatatatatatacatatatattatatgaagattttCAGTCGCAAAATACAAGCAATCCCCAACAGGGTAGTTTGACTTTACATTGTAAAATTAGAATCTGGGCATACATTTCTATTTGTATACATAGTTCAGGTCAGAACAGTGACCCGTCAAAATAAGTGTAGAACAAATATTTGATTCCTATTTCGGCACCCCATAATCCACAATAATCTTGTCAACATCAACAGTTTAACAAATGAGAAACAAACCACGGCAATGAAATCATAGAAGCGAAATCTAAGAGCACGAAGAATTCCTCATCCACAACACACCAATCATTTCCACAGTAGCACCATCAATTACCAGAAGATACGAAAACATTATACTCGTTTAAACGTCTCTGAAACTGAGCCAACTGTGTCTGCAATTGAAGGATTCCTGTAGCCTTTTGTGATAAAATGGTATTCAATTTGGAAATATAATCATCCAATTGATTCCCTGGTTGGTCAGCTTCAACAAGTAAATTCATCTCCTACATAAattcacaaatattaaaaaatataaccacGTTGAGCAAATCACTAAAGGTGTGAGATTTATACAAACCTCTCTAACAATGTCTATGGTTTCCTCCACCTGTCTACGATGAGCTGTTACTAGATCTTCCTCTTCCTGTTTAACAAACAAGATAGGTACCATTCAATACTTTAATGGTCTAAAATATGTTAGCCAGTTTGGCAAAAGAATATACCTTCAGGAGGGCATTTAAATTATCATCCGGATCAGAATAAGTAGTCTGAAAAAGTGATGCATCAATATTAACCCGAGATTCTATCTTCTTCTTGTTCTCAAAAGCAGATAAGTGGTTGTTATCCACCCTCTTAATCGTTTTTCTTGTTCTGTCTTGTTCGTGTATGGGTCCTATGTAATCATATTCATTTGCAGTTCTGTCATTTTGACCACCTCTTGAACCGTTTGGTGGATTAGAATACCCAGATGACGCCAAATTTCCCCCCATTCTACCACTTGGAACACGGTCCACATTATTTGGAGGAGAGAGTTCTCTTTCTGGATGTCTTGGCCAACCAAATCGATTCCTGTCACTGGAGACATACGTTATTTCATCCTCCAAGGTATCATCATGAGCTAAAATTGAAGACCCAGGCAACACAGTGGACTCTCTCAGGTTTGAGGAAGAAAGAGGATCCCTTCTAGAGTTGTTTCCTTTTGACAGGCTCTTCACTCTACAATGTAATTGCCAATTAGAATATTTAATCATATCAGATCAATCATTCTCTatgagaaaattttaaactacATACCTGTCAGCATATCTTAACGTGTTAAGAGTATGCTCGCATGAACCTGAGCTAGGTGAAATGCATGATATCATTACAGTGCGCGAATTACCAACAAAAGAATCTCGCAGAACTTCCGTCAATTTACTTCCTCTGAAAGGGATATGCCCTTGGTCATTGTCCAAAGCTCTAATGCATTCTTTCAGAGCAAGtaagcttttatttatttctgcCCCTTCAATCCtggaataaaagataaaaaaaaaaaaaaaaaaaaaaaaaaaaaaaaaaaaaatagttagttaAACCGAATAGATAATCTAACGTAATTACTTCCGGACATAGACACATTAACTGTTTGGTAAGTCTTCCAGTTACTCAAATGAAGTACCAGCATTCAGCtaacaaaatatgattttttttcatcgGCATTCAGCTAACAAAATATGattgaagattaaaaaaaaaaatcccaccTAGTCTGCTTGTCATTATCTGTAGTATCTGCACCTCGTTCACTTCCAGCCAGATCTATAAAAGATAGTTTGCCCACAAGTCGAGCAGGCTTTGATTCAGTCCCATCAGCTGATCTCTTAATGCATAGCTGAAGTATAGCATGTGATCGAGAGGATTCCTCATTTGCTCCAGTTGTGCCAGTACTTCTTGTGGCATTTCCTTTCTCAATAAATTCCTTGATTGTCTCTACTTTAGATACTCTATATTCTTGCAAGCCAACAATGCAAACCTGTTGTTTCCCATCCTCCCTCATGAAAAGTTTTCTGCAAAATCATAAGCTAATCAAGCAAATAACCCCCAAATTAGATACTTATTACACTTCACATGATGATGACTTACTTTCGATCATTGAGGAGATCAAAAAGTTTTCCCCCATATATTTCAAAGAAACTAACAAACAATTGGAAACCTTGATTCCAGTAGGTGTGGTGcattaatcttaaaatatcttgTGAAGCTTTGAGAGGCAATGGTTGCATAGTATATGTCTTCCCACTGCCtatataataaagtaatttcAAATCAGCTAAAATGTTCAGGTATTGGAGAAATAGGAGAAAATCAAGACTAATTAAATGCTTGCGTTTACCAAACTGCTTTATGCATGATCTGAAAAGCTAAACTTATTCACAATAAATAGCAGAACACCAACACCTATTCAAATTCATCTCCAAAAACAAGAGATCCGGAGCATATTCTAATTCAACAAAGATATGGGCAACAATTAAGTAAATTAAGGAAATAGGTGTGGTACAACTAAGAAATAGGTATATGGAGTTTATAGAGTTCAGAAACGACATACCTATGACTATtgaatacataataaaaaatgtggTTTGTAACATCATCAAGATAATATAATGCTATTCAACTCAGATTTGTTTAATTCATATCATATACAAGTGAAGTATCCAAGATTTACTACTGAAGGAAGTGCATCCCTTCCCTAAAAATACTGAATAGATAGTAACTGTTcagtttaaatttcaaaatgtagagaggtatttataatttttataattagattGTTAGTGCACAATGACACATTCCTCTATTAGAAATAAACAAAACCCTACCAGTTTGACCGTATGCAAAGCAAGTTGCTTTTATTCGTTGGAAAATTAGAGGAACAATTGGCTCCACAGTCTCGGCATATACCTATAGCAAAAGAAAACGATAAAGAATATAGTGAAACCATTGACTAATCAGTCAACATGGTCACGAGCCACAACAAGTCAAGTACTCACTTCATTATTTGAAACATCTTCGTTCAGCACAGCATCAAAGACAAATTCATGTTTCTCAACATATTCTGTTAAGTCCACCTACAGACACAGGTGAAGTGGAAACACACAAAAAGGCACAATACCAAACATCCAAGTTAATTATGAGTGAGTATTTCGATTGAAAAATTGTAATATCAATCTATCAACaccaattacaaaattattgatCCGAGTAATATCAATATTTGACAGTAACTGTAAGGTCCAATGCTATTTGAATTGTTAGACACGTACCAgaacttttgaaattattaatattgaaatttaaagcATTGACGAGAAAGGTTGTCCCATCTAAGtcaatctatttttattttttaatagatttttccCATACCTGTACTCTGGATTTGgatgcaacaaaaaaaaatgaacaatatattcataataatttgGCAGGATCATTGGCAATATATTTTGAGGAAGTTTGTACTTATCAAATTCTACTAGGCATGCCAAACATTGAAATGCAATTTATGTTCTAAAAAGTCtttaatagaatttaaaaagagCGAGACATTACATATGTAGAATTTTGATGTCGAAGTATCAGACATAAAAGCATCAGAGTATTATATCATTATGTTCAGTAGTTTGGTTGACTCCTGAATTGCTTGTGAAAAGTACTTTCTATGTCAATATACGCATGCCAACTGCTGCAAAGGCAGCTTAGAGTACTTTGTATTGAACTTGATAATATGTTTCAGAACAGATTCAATCTAGAGTTTACATCATGAAATATGACAACCTTGAGTTTTCTTTCATGCACTGTGAGAAAATTTGAATCTATAGAAATAATGTCTTCTTCTCTCTTTGCTATTTCCTTCTTATTAAGGGGTCTCTTCCGGACCTGCAACAGACCTCGGCACTTTTAGCTAAAACGCAATTGGTGAATGAACTAAAGCCCTTAACTCATCGATAAAAGAAAAGGTTATATTCAGCACTAAACGGAAAGAAGTGGCGAGAAGCATACCGCTACTTTAATCTTGGCAACATTGTTTGCTCTCTCCTTTTCTGTTGGGACACTTTTCAGAAAAATGTTCTCAGGCAATCCCCGAGACCTTTGTACATGTTTGTTACCAGAGAGGATTGATTCATAGTCATCAAAACTCTGTCCCAGAACAGTGTGATTAGTGAAGTATTCATTGTGATCACCATACGTCTATTAAGAATCAAATAAATTTCCAGTCACTTGGACGTTCACAAAAGTCGTCAtgcaaaatgaaataatttagcAACAAATAAACTCTAACATGATGATGTTTGCTCGAGCAACTCAGCTCATTTCAATCCGAATGAAACTAAAACATATTAGGCTTTCTACTTAGTCTTCACAACTTTTTAGCTAAGAAGTATATTTGATTACAAGCTTATTTGGAAGAACTCATCGATAGAGacttttaaaagagaaaaaaaaaaaaaaaagattcgTCTTATGCACAAGTTAGTTTCTTCATAAAAGGAACTAGACCACAAAATTTCTACATGTTAGCTTGTGTATGAGTTCATTTTAGCTTTATTTTCCTCTAGAAATACTTCGGAGAAGTTTCTTAAAACATACATGTACCTATAAGCTCTTTCAGCACACGAAATAAGCCAATCAAAACACAAACACTAAACCTCAGGTAAAAGCTCGGTATCTAAGGAATGCAGATCAAGCAAGCCGCTGCTCAAAATACGATCATCGTCAATTTTCCTCAAGCTCGAAGATCGAGCCCCGAACTCCTGCACAAAACGATTTGTTCCGAACACACACCGAGGAATTAGCTCTCGCagcaattaattttcttaaaaggaaTCATATGATCGAGAAAGAGAAAACCTCACCTGCGCGAAAGTCGAAGACTGTAACCAGCTTCTGTGAGCGTCGAGGATGTAGTTGTCGGAGCTCTGACGGTGGTGGTGCGCGGCGGAATTGGATCGCGGCATCGCTCTCGCAATCACACTCACTCACTCTAAATTTCGCAATCGATATCTCGTTCTAGCACGAGTATATACGAGAAATGGAACCAGAGACTCGTTAATCTATAAACGAAGATAAACAACTTCAACACTTGATACCATtgctctctctttcttttcccttttgaaaaaatatcgGGAAACAAACTGTACTGAGAGGagagaaagtgaaaggagagtttGAAACTTCGAAAGGAGAAGCGCTCTTTCTGTGTCAAACGGAGTTGAAGCGCGTGTCATCACGCCACAAcagtgaagaggaggaggagcgCGTGCGGGAGTCCAATTAATTTTTACGAAAAAAAGAAGTGTACCACTGTACCGCGGTTTTTGCAAATCTTGGTTAGCCCCACCTGAAAAATTGAATATCCAACCACGCACTTTAGTATGACCATTTTACACGCGCGTGTGTGAATTCTGAAGCGGTCAAAGACAGTGGAGGTGACAAGGGCGGAGGAGTTAATGGACTTCACGTTGTCGAGACTATGGCCCCACTGTTTGTGTACAGGTATAGCTCATACTATAGTTGCGGGTTGCACCCCCAGAGCTTTTGTCCTTTACCTCataattattttcctattattttatttctgaatttattttttaattttttaatccaaaagttaaaaatgatattaagattatataatctgaaaattattatttttttattaaaaaaatcaaattatacaatctaaaagtcaaaaataatttttgacctGTGAAATTCAGTAGTCAGATAAGTTTTTAACAGTGCAATTTAAGGTAGTTTTTGTCTTCTGAATTAAATAAActggaaataatattttacagaaaaataaaatttaaactgtataatatataaattatttttactttcaaattctaCTGTCTAAAAACTTTTTAATCGTTAGATTGTGTAACCTattaaaaaaagagtaaaatgaaaaacaaatatagagGTACAAGAGAAAAGTTAGGAAAAGTAAAATGAAGGatttttcttcttgcacctccCCTTTTTCTTCCCGCAACTCCATAAAAGTGTTACTCCCAAAATCActcttcataaaaaaaaatgtaataaaaatctatatactttcttattttttatatttttcagatTGGGGAGTAaaacttaaagttcactttACTATTGACTCAATGACAGAACTGATATTTTATGAATTAGGgggtgaaggaagaagaaaaaggtgcAGGAAGTAGCAGCCTAAAAATTTGGGCTTGTGTGAATTTTGGCCCAAC
Coding sequences:
- the LOC106773260 gene encoding kinesin-like protein KIN-13B isoform X2; its protein translation is MPRSNSAAHHHRQSSDNYILDAHRSWLQSSTFAQEFGARSSSLRKIDDDRILSSGLLDLHSLDTELLPESFDDYESILSGNKHVQRSRGLPENIFLKSVPTEKERANNVAKIKVAVRKRPLNKKEIAKREEDIISIDSNFLTVHERKLKVDLTEYVEKHEFVFDAVLNEDVSNNEVYAETVEPIVPLIFQRIKATCFAYGQTGSGKTYTMQPLPLKASQDILRLMHHTYWNQGFQLFVSFFEIYGGKLFDLLNDRKKLFMREDGKQQVCIVGLQEYRVSKVETIKEFIEKGNATRSTGTTGANEESSRSHAILQLCIKRSADGTESKPARLVGKLSFIDLAGSERGADTTDNDKQTRIEGAEINKSLLALKECIRALDNDQGHIPFRGSKLTEVLRDSFVGNSRTVMISCISPSSGSCEHTLNTLRYADRVKSLSKGNNSRRDPLSSSNLRESTVLPGSSILAHDDTLEDEITYVSSDRNRFGWPRHPERELSPPNNVDRVPSGRMGGNLASSGYSNPPNGSRGGQNDRTANEYDYIGPIHEQDRTRKTIKRVDNNHLSAFENKKKIESRVNIDASLFQTTYSDPDDNLNALLKEEEDLVTAHRRQVEETIDIVREEMNLLVEADQPGNQLDDYISKLNTILSQKATGILQLQTQLAQFQRRLNEYNVFVSSGN
- the LOC106773260 gene encoding kinesin-like protein KIN-13B isoform X1, whose translation is MPRSNSAAHHHRQSSDNYILDAHRSWLQSSTFAQEFGARSSSLRKIDDDRILSSGLLDLHSLDTELLPETYGDHNEYFTNHTVLGQSFDDYESILSGNKHVQRSRGLPENIFLKSVPTEKERANNVAKIKVAVRKRPLNKKEIAKREEDIISIDSNFLTVHERKLKVDLTEYVEKHEFVFDAVLNEDVSNNEVYAETVEPIVPLIFQRIKATCFAYGQTGSGKTYTMQPLPLKASQDILRLMHHTYWNQGFQLFVSFFEIYGGKLFDLLNDRKKLFMREDGKQQVCIVGLQEYRVSKVETIKEFIEKGNATRSTGTTGANEESSRSHAILQLCIKRSADGTESKPARLVGKLSFIDLAGSERGADTTDNDKQTRIEGAEINKSLLALKECIRALDNDQGHIPFRGSKLTEVLRDSFVGNSRTVMISCISPSSGSCEHTLNTLRYADRVKSLSKGNNSRRDPLSSSNLRESTVLPGSSILAHDDTLEDEITYVSSDRNRFGWPRHPERELSPPNNVDRVPSGRMGGNLASSGYSNPPNGSRGGQNDRTANEYDYIGPIHEQDRTRKTIKRVDNNHLSAFENKKKIESRVNIDASLFQTTYSDPDDNLNALLKEEEDLVTAHRRQVEETIDIVREEMNLLVEADQPGNQLDDYISKLNTILSQKATGILQLQTQLAQFQRRLNEYNVFVSSGN